From a single Bacillus pseudomycoides DSM 12442 genomic region:
- a CDS encoding PadR family transcriptional regulator, which yields MDTLLNSLTTELRRGTLTLAVLSQLQKPQYGYSLVQLLEQSGINIDQSTLYPLLRRLEKQELVTSSWDTSESRPRKYYVLSEYGLEIFLQLKREWMDNSKKLLEVLKGEKDDESN from the coding sequence ATGGATACTTTATTGAATTCATTAACGACAGAGCTTAGGAGAGGAACTTTGACGTTAGCTGTTTTAAGTCAATTACAAAAGCCCCAGTACGGATATTCACTTGTTCAATTGTTGGAACAGTCAGGTATTAACATTGATCAAAGTACTTTATATCCATTGCTACGCCGCTTAGAAAAACAAGAGTTAGTAACAAGTAGTTGGGATACATCTGAGAGTAGACCGCGTAAGTACTATGTTCTAAGCGAATATGGTTTGGAGATTTTTTTACAGTTAAAAAGGGAATGGATGGACAATTCTAAAAAACTCTTAGAAGTGTTAAAAGGGGAGAAAGATGATGAATCTAATTGA
- a CDS encoding HAAS signaling domain-containing protein — protein sequence MNLIEIYIQEVTRRLPEKNREDIALELRSTIEDMLLDDYSEKNIKGVLETLGNPAILASKYRDQPMHLIGPHYFETYVTLLKMILPIAAIISLISIIPEYFIGYHGEEAVISVGFDIIGFCIGRIVEVGMHVFFWLTLVFALIERVNHSKGSHPFTTKFTKWTADDLKNTPYIPKKKVITKFEVFGSLLWTAIWATVYFYANHLVGIYRSSTHGLDFAAPALNQDVLLQYCPIVLVVIGLEIVLSIYKLIKGQWTKGIAIFNTAFQLIGTIVFIVIVTNPNVMNQDFITYTADLFTITTKQLESRIVGGAIFFFMLSAAISVFDGIRKAKIH from the coding sequence ATGAATCTAATTGAGATTTATATACAAGAAGTGACTCGAAGACTGCCTGAAAAAAATCGTGAAGATATTGCTCTCGAGTTAAGATCAACCATTGAGGATATGTTACTTGATGATTACAGTGAAAAAAATATAAAAGGGGTTCTTGAAACATTAGGGAATCCCGCTATATTAGCTAGTAAATACCGCGATCAACCAATGCATCTTATTGGTCCTCACTATTTTGAGACATATGTTACGTTATTAAAAATGATTTTACCGATTGCTGCTATTATTTCTCTAATCTCGATCATTCCCGAATATTTTATAGGGTATCATGGCGAAGAAGCAGTAATTAGTGTGGGTTTTGATATTATTGGTTTTTGTATAGGGAGAATCGTTGAAGTAGGTATGCACGTCTTTTTCTGGCTGACACTTGTTTTCGCGCTTATTGAACGAGTAAATCATTCGAAAGGAAGTCACCCATTCACAACAAAGTTTACCAAATGGACAGCTGATGATTTAAAAAACACACCTTATATTCCTAAGAAAAAAGTCATCACGAAATTCGAAGTATTTGGAAGTTTATTATGGACTGCTATTTGGGCAACAGTTTATTTTTACGCAAATCATCTTGTAGGTATATATCGAAGTAGTACACACGGACTTGATTTTGCGGCCCCAGCTCTTAATCAGGATGTATTGCTTCAGTATTGCCCAATCGTTCTTGTTGTAATCGGTTTAGAAATAGTATTATCTATTTATAAATTAATTAAGGGACAATGGACAAAAGGAATAGCAATATTTAATACAGCTTTCCAGCTTATTGGAACCATTGTATTCATTGTGATAGTAACGAATCCAAATGTAATGAACCAAGATTTTATTACGTATACAGCTGATTTATTCACTATTACTACTAAACAACTTGAATCGCGGATAGTTGGCGGTGCAATTTTCTTCTTTATGTTATCTGCGGCAATCAGTGTATTTGATGGTATCCGCAAGGCTAAAATTCATTAA
- a CDS encoding YjcZ family sporulation protein, with translation MSFGGSCGGFGGGFALLIVLFILLIIIGCSCSGGGFGC, from the coding sequence ATGAGCTTTGGTGGTAGTTGTGGTGGTTTTGGTGGCGGATTCGCTTTACTAATTGTGCTGTTCATTCTATTAATCATTATTGGATGCAGCTGTTCAGGTGGCGGATTCGGTTGCTAG